The window TCGATGTCGCGGATGCCTCCACGACCGCGCTTGAGCTCACGATCGCCCAGGCCCTTGCGATCGGTGACGTCTTCCGAGCGTCCCTTCATCGCGCGGATCTCGCGCACCGCGTCCGGGCGGAGCACGTCGGGCCACACGAAGGGCCGCGTCAGCTTCATGAAACGGTCGCCGAGCAGGGGGTCACCCGCAACCGGCCGCGCCTTCAACAGCGCCTGGAACTCCCACGTCTGTGCCCAACCCTCGTAGTACGACCGGTAGCTGTCGACCGTTCGCGTGAGCGGGCCGCTCCGGCCTTCCGGTCGCAGGTCGGCGTCGGTGCGGAAGACGATCCCGTCTTCGGTGGTGGTTGTCATCGTCGTGAGCACCGAGCGCGCGACGCGCTCGGCACTCTCGCCGTCGCCGTCGTGTACGAAGAGCACGTCGACGTCGCTTGCGTAGTTGAGCTCGCGTCCGCCGAGTTTTCCCATCCCGATCACCGCGAACGGCCGGTCGCTCTCGGCGATGGAGAGCGCCGCCTCGAGGCACACCTGCGCAAGTGCGGCGAGCTCGCGTCCGACCGCGGGGAGGTCGGCGGTACCGAGCAGGTCGCGGCTGGCGATGCGAAGCAATTCGCGGCGCTTCCATCGCCGCAGGCCACGTTGGTCGGCACTGCCCGCGTCCCGCCACGAGGCGCGGTAGTCGTCGATCCCTTGCTCGTGCGCGAAGGCATCGGCGTCGCGTAGGGGGTCGAGCAGCGTCGCGTCGGCGATCACCGCCGACGACAACGACCGCGATGCGCACGCCAGCGCGATCAGACCGTCACGGAGGAGCGCGTTGCCCGCCAACTCGTCGGCGACAGTCGGTTGCGCCTCGGCCACGCGGGCCAACACGGTGTGCGCGATCGAGGCGTCAGCTGACCGGTCGATGGCCCCGGCGAGCGCCGCGTTCTCGAGCACCCTCTCGCTGCCGGCCATGTGGGCAGTGTCGCGTATCCTGAAGCCATGCCCCGGCTCCGCATTGCGGCGGCGCAACTCAACGTGATCGTCGGTGATCTCGACGGCAACGCGGCGCGCATCATCGACGCCTACGAGCGAGCGGAGGCCGCCGGCTGCGACCTCGTCGCGTTCCCGGAGCTCGCGCTCACGGGCTACCCACCCGAAGACCTGCTGCTCCGTCCCTCGTTCGTCGCGCGTTCTGCTGAGGTGCTCGAGAAGTTGGCCGCGCGTACGGGTCGCGCCGCCGCGGTGGTGGGCTTTCCCGAAGCCGCCCGCGATCTCTACAACGCCGCCGCGGTGTGCGCGAACGGTCGCGTGCTCGGCGTGTACCACAAGCACTTGCTTCCGAACTACGCAGTGTTCGACGAACAGCGCTACTTCGCGCCATCCACTGTCGACGGTCCGCTGTTCGTGGTGGCAGGCGTGCGAGTCGCGATGTCGATCTGCGAAGACGCGTGGAGCCCGAGTGGTCCGATCGTCACTCAGGCCGCCGGCGGCGCCGAGTTCGTCGTGAACATCAACGCGTCCCCCTACTACGCGGGACGGATCCGTGAGCGAGCAACGATGCTCGCGACGCGAGCGGCCGACGCGTCGGTACCCGTGCTCTACGTGAACCTCGTGGGCGGGCAAGACGAGCTCGTCTTCGACGGCGCCTCGATGCTCTTCGACGAACGCGGGCATCTCGTCGCACGAGCGAAGCAGTTTCAGGAAGATCTCCTGGTCGTCGATGTCGACGTCCGGCCCGCATTCCGTCGCCGCTTGCTCGATCCGCGCGGACGCGTGCGGGCGGAGCCGTTGCGCGAAGTGATGGTCAGCGAGCCGCGGGTCGGCGAGCGCGGCGCGCCCACCCGCATCGAGCCGCTGCTGGAGCCCGTGCACGAGGTGTACGAGGCGTTGGTCCTCGGCACCCGCGACTACGTCCAGAAGAACGACGTCGCCGACGTGTTCGTCGCGATCTCGGGTGGCATCGACTCGTCGCTCGTGGCCACGATCGCCGCCGACGCGCTCGGACCTGAGCACGTCACCGGTGTGCTCATGCCGTCGCGCTACTCGAGCGCGGGGAGCGTCACCGACGCCGAGGCGTTGGCTGCGAACCTCGGCATCCGCACCATGACGATCCCGATCGAGCCCGCCCACACTGCGTTTCTCGACATGCTCGCGGAACCCTTCGGAACCGAACCGGGACTCGCAGGGGAGAACCTCCAAGCGCGGATACGCGGCACCGTGCTGATGGCGCTGAGCAACAAGCTCGGCGGCCTCGTGCTGACCGCGGGGAACAAGAGTGAGATGGCTACCGGCTACGCAACGCTGTACGGCGCCGATATGACGGGCGCGTTCGCGGTGATAAAAGACGTGCCCAAGATGCTCGTGTACGCGCTCGCGCGCGACCGCAACGAACGGGCCGGGCGTGCGCTGATCCCCGAAGTCGTGCTCGAGAAGCCGCCGAGCGCAGAGTTGCGGCCCGATCAGAAAGACTCCGACTCGTTGCCCGAGTACGCGACGCTCGACCCGATCGTCGAGGGCTACGTCGAGGGTGACCTCTCGATCGCCGAGCTCGAAGAGCAGGGCTTCGATGCCGACACGGTGCGACGGGTGGCACGGCTGATCGATCGCAACGAGTACAAGCGCCGTCAAGCGCCCCCGGGCGTGCGCGTGTCGCCCAAGGCGTTCGGCAAGGACCGGCGTCTCCCGATCGTCAACCGCTGGCCGGGCTAGGAACGAAGCGGAGTCGTGCGCCAGGCGCGGTTCGCGGCTGAAGCCGCGCTCGTGCTCGCGGCGCTGCTCTACGGCGTCACGTTCCCGCTGGTCCACGACGCGCTCGAGGACATCACGCCGTTCGCGTACCTCGTCGGTCGCTTCGGCATCGCGCTGCTCTTCGTCGCGCCCCCAGCTTGGATCGCCGCACGCGGCATGCGTGATCGCCGGCTCCTCTGGCGCGCGGGCACGATCGCCGGTGTGCTGCTCTTCGGCGGATACGCGACCCAAACCGTCGGCCTCCAGTACACGACGCCTTCCACGTCGGCGTTCATCACCGGTCTCTATGTGGTGCTCACGCCGGTGGTCGAGGCGGTGGTGTACCGCCGCACGCCCGAGCGCGCGGTGTGGGGAGGAATCGTGCTCGCCACGATCGGTCTCTACCTGCTCACCGGCGCCGACGTCCACCTCGGAAGCGGTGAGCTCCTCACGCTCGCGTGCGCGCTGCTTTTCGCGGGTCACATCGTGTACTTGGGTGCGTACGCGCGCCGCCTCCCGCCTGCCGCGTTCACGGGCATGCAGCTCGGGATGGTCGCGGTGCTCTCGCTCCCGGCGGCCACCGCGCAGGGCGTCGGGAAGCTCACCGCGCTCGCGGTGTTCGCGGTGATCTTCACCGGAGTGGCGTGCTCGGCGATCGCGCTGCCTCTCCAGTTATGGGGCCAGCGCCGCATCCCGGCTGCGCGTGCGGCGTTGATCCTGCTGGCGGAGCCGGTGTTCGCCGGTCTCGCCGGCTACATCAGTGGTGAACGCTTCGCGGCGGAGCAGGTCGCCGGCGCTGCGATCATCCTCGTGGGCATCGCGGTGTCGGAGCTCGGATCGGCGTCCGAGCGCGACGCTGCGCAGCCGGCGGAGGAGGTCGCGTGACCAGCGCCCGGCACCCGGGTGCAAATCCCTCGGGCCCGGATCGGTGAGAGTCCTGTGGAAAAGCGTCATCCCGGCGGTCGAGTCCGTGCGGGCCCGTCTCGACGACAGGTACAGGGCCTGGCGACCCGAGGCGAACGTGATCGCGGAAGCGCCGATCCCACCGGGGGGGCCCCCTTCGTGACATTCACTGCGAGCCGGGATACCCGGCTCGCAGCCGTTCGCTCTCGCTCGAGGCCCCCTGACCTGCGGTTTCTGTTTCCCACAACCCCTGTGGAGACTCTTGACGGGGCCGGTATCGTTACAGGCGAGCCAGCGGAGCCGAGGCCTGCAGCGTCGCCCGGGCCCCGTGCCTCTCTTGCGATTCCACGCACCACGACGAGAGAAGGATGCCCCGGGTGGCGAAAGAGCGAGTCGAACGCGACGAGGAAGATCTCGTCCGCCTCTATCTCACCGATATCGGGCAGTACCCCCTCCTCACCAAGGACGACGAGGTCCGGCTCGCCCAACAGATCGAGCAGGGCAACTCGGCCCGCGAGGAGCTGGTCGGCGGCGGCAAGGAGCTCACGCCCACCAAGAAGCGCGAGCTCCGGCGCACGGCCCGCCAGGGTGACGACGCCCAGCGCACGTTCGTACAGTCGAACCTGCGCCTCGTCGTGTCGATCGCCAAGAAGTACCAGGCCTCGGGCCTGCCGCTCCTCGACCTCATCCAGGAGGGCAACCTCGGCCTGATGCACGCCGTCGAGAAGTTCGACTGGCGCAAGGGCTTCAAGTTCTCCACGTACGCAACATGGTGGATCCGTCAGGCGATCACGCGCGGGATCGCCAACACCGGTCGCACGATCCGCCTCCCCGTGCACG is drawn from Acidimicrobiia bacterium and contains these coding sequences:
- a CDS encoding NAD+ synthase: MPRLRIAAAQLNVIVGDLDGNAARIIDAYERAEAAGCDLVAFPELALTGYPPEDLLLRPSFVARSAEVLEKLAARTGRAAAVVGFPEAARDLYNAAAVCANGRVLGVYHKHLLPNYAVFDEQRYFAPSTVDGPLFVVAGVRVAMSICEDAWSPSGPIVTQAAGGAEFVVNINASPYYAGRIRERATMLATRAADASVPVLYVNLVGGQDELVFDGASMLFDERGHLVARAKQFQEDLLVVDVDVRPAFRRRLLDPRGRVRAEPLREVMVSEPRVGERGAPTRIEPLLEPVHEVYEALVLGTRDYVQKNDVADVFVAISGGIDSSLVATIAADALGPEHVTGVLMPSRYSSAGSVTDAEALAANLGIRTMTIPIEPAHTAFLDMLAEPFGTEPGLAGENLQARIRGTVLMALSNKLGGLVLTAGNKSEMATGYATLYGADMTGAFAVIKDVPKMLVYALARDRNERAGRALIPEVVLEKPPSAELRPDQKDSDSLPEYATLDPIVEGYVEGDLSIAELEEQGFDADTVRRVARLIDRNEYKRRQAPPGVRVSPKAFGKDRRLPIVNRWPG
- a CDS encoding DMT family transporter translates to MRQARFAAEAALVLAALLYGVTFPLVHDALEDITPFAYLVGRFGIALLFVAPPAWIAARGMRDRRLLWRAGTIAGVLLFGGYATQTVGLQYTTPSTSAFITGLYVVLTPVVEAVVYRRTPERAVWGGIVLATIGLYLLTGADVHLGSGELLTLACALLFAGHIVYLGAYARRLPPAAFTGMQLGMVAVLSLPAATAQGVGKLTALAVFAVIFTGVACSAIALPLQLWGQRRIPAARAALILLAEPVFAGLAGYISGERFAAEQVAGAAIILVGIAVSELGSASERDAAQPAEEVA